In Tachyglossus aculeatus isolate mTacAcu1 chromosome 10, mTacAcu1.pri, whole genome shotgun sequence, the following proteins share a genomic window:
- the UBE2S gene encoding ubiquitin-conjugating enzyme E2 S: MNSNVENLPPHIIRLVYKEVTTLTADPPDGIKVFPNEEDVTDLQVTIEGPEGTPYAGGLFRMKLILGKDFPAAPPKGFFLTKIFHPNVGANGEICVNVLKRDWKAELGIRHVLLTIKCLLIHPNPESALNEEAGRLLLDNYEEYAARARLLTEIHGGAGARGPQGEGDGVEPGSSGASGADGPVAKKHAGERDKKLAAKKKTDKKRALRRL; the protein is encoded by the exons ATG AACTCCAACGTGGAGAACCTGCCTCCCCACATCATCCGCCTGGTGTACAAGGAGGTGACCACGCTGACGGCGGATCCCCCCGACGGCATTAAGGTTTTCCCCAACGAGGAGGATGTCACCGACCTGCAGGTCACCATCGAGGGACCAG AGGGGACCCCGTACGCCGGTGGGCTGTTCCGTATGAAGCTGATCCTGGGCAAGGACTTCCCGGCCGCCCCCCCCAAGGGCTTCTTCCTTACAAAGATCTTCCACCCCAACGTGGGTGCCAATGGCGAAATCTGCGTCAACGTGCTCAAGCGCGACTGGAAGGCCGAGCTGGGGATCCGCCATGTCTTACTG ACCATCAAGTGCCTGCTGATCCACCCCAACCCAGAGAGCGCCCTGAATGAGGAGGCTGGCCGTCTGTTGCTGGACAACTACGAAGAGTACGCGGCCCGGGCCCGCCTCCTCACGGAGATCCatggcggggccggggcccgggggccacagggggaaggggacggggtgGAGCCGGGCTCCTCGGGGGCCAGCGGGGCCGACGGGCCCGTGGCCAAGAAGCACGCCGGGGAGCGGGACAAGAAGCTGGCGGCCAAGAAGAAGACTGACAAGAAGCGGGCGCTGCGGAGGCTGTag
- the LOC119933654 gene encoding visinin-like, which yields MGNSASGALSREVLEELKVQTSYSEEELVSWYRGFRKQCPDGRIGRADFERIYAHFFPRSGPAGYAGHVFRSFDANGDGTLDFREYILALHLTSSGRTRLKLEWAFSLFDVDRDGTVSKAEVLEIVTAIFKMIPPEEQKGLPEDENTPQKRADKLWRYFNKRENDRIAEGEFIEEVLKNEDIMRLIQYEAKKP from the exons ATGGGGAACAGTGCAAGTGGGGCTCTGTCCCGGGAAGTGCTGGAGGAGCTGAAAGTGCAGACGTCCTACTCGGAGGAAGAGTTGGTGTCCTGGTACCGGGGCTTCCGCAAGCAGTGCCCCGACGGACGCATCGGCCGGGCGGACTTCGAGCGCATCTATGCCCACTTCTTCCCGCGGTCCGGCCCGGCCGGCTACGCGGGCCACGTCTTCCGCAGCTTCGACGCCAACGGCGACGGGACCCTGGACTTCCGCGAGTACATCCTGGCGCTCCACCTCACCTCGTCCGGACGCACCCGCCTCAAGCTGGAGTGGGCCTTCTCGCTCTTTGACGTGGACCGCGACGGCACCGTCAGCAAGGCCGAAGTCCTGGAGATCGTCACG GCCATCTTCAAGATGATCCCTCCGGAAGAACAGAAAGGGCTGCCCGAGGATGAGAACACACCCCAGAAGCGGGCAGACAAGCTCTGGAGATACTTCAACAAAAGGGAGAATG acAGGATCGCGGAAGGGGAATTCATCGAAGAAGTTCTGAAGAACGAGGACATCATGAGACTCATCCAGTATGAAGCCAAGAAGCCATGA
- the RPL28 gene encoding 60S ribosomal protein L28 has translation MSAYLQWMVIRNCSSFLIKRNKQTYSTEPNNLKARNSFRYNGLVHRKTVGVEPAADGKGIVVVLKRRAGQRKPATSYVRTTINKNARATLSSLRHIIRKNKYRKDLRMAALRRASAILRSQKPVVVKKKRARAPKSA, from the exons ATGTCGGCCTACCTGCAGTGGATGGTCATCCGCAACTGCTCCAGCTTCCTCATCAAGCGCAATAAGCAGACTTACAGCACC gAGCCGAACAACTTGAAGGCCCGGAACTCATTCCGCTACAATGGACTGGTTCACCGCAAGACGGTCGGCGTCGAACCCGCGGCCGACGGCAAAGGCATCGTGGTGGTGCTGAAGAGGCGCGCAG GCCAGCGGAAACCCGCCACCTCTTACGTGAGGACGACGATCAACAAGAACGCCCGGGCCACGCTCAGCAGCCTCCGGCACATCATTCGCAAAAACAAGTATCGCAAGGACTTGCGCATG GCGGCCTTGCGCCGGGCCAGCGCCATCCTGAGGAGCCAGAAGCCGGTGGTGGTGAAGAAGAAGCGGGCCCGGGCCCCCAAGAGTGCCTGA